A window from Cyanobacteriota bacterium encodes these proteins:
- a CDS encoding UDP-N-acetylglucosamine 1-carboxyvinyltransferase, which yields YPSVGATETLMMAATLAEGETIIDNAAREPEVEDLANFCRAMGAKIQGAGTNRIVISGVSSLHSVDYSIIPDRIEAGTFLVAGAITQSEISLLSVVPDHLTAVIAKLQEMGVEVIADAGDRLTVRASGHYRASDIKTLPHPGFPTDMQAQFMALLTLAEGSSVITETVFENRLQHVSELSRMGADIRVNGNTAIVRGVPFLSGAPVQATDLRASAALVVAGLAAEGKTVIQGLHHLDRGYENLEGKLKQLGARLERVSVS from the coding sequence ACTATCCTAGTGTGGGTGCAACTGAAACGTTGATGATGGCAGCAACCCTTGCTGAGGGGGAAACCATTATTGACAACGCTGCTCGTGAGCCAGAGGTTGAAGACTTGGCAAACTTTTGTCGAGCTATGGGAGCCAAAATCCAGGGGGCTGGTACTAATCGCATTGTGATTTCTGGTGTCTCAAGTTTGCACTCAGTGGACTACTCAATCATTCCTGATCGCATTGAAGCTGGGACATTCTTAGTAGCGGGCGCAATCACCCAGTCAGAAATTAGCCTACTATCAGTTGTGCCTGATCACTTGACTGCTGTAATTGCCAAATTGCAGGAAATGGGGGTTGAGGTGATTGCTGATGCTGGCGATCGTCTAACGGTTCGGGCCAGTGGTCACTATCGTGCTAGCGATATCAAAACCCTTCCTCACCCAGGGTTCCCGACAGATATGCAGGCTCAGTTTATGGCTTTGCTCACATTGGCGGAGGGTAGCAGTGTGATCACTGAAACCGTATTTGAAAATCGTCTTCAGCATGTCTCTGAATTGAGCCGCATGGGTGCCGATATTCGGGTCAATGGCAACACGGCTATTGTACGTGGAGTACCCTTTTTGTCTGGTGCGCCAGTGCAGGCTACAGATTTGCGTGCATCGGCAGCGCTGGTAGTTGCTGGGCTAGCTGCTGAAGGTAAGACTGTGATTCAAGGACTGCATCATTTAGACCGGGGCTACGAAAATCTAGAAGGTAAACTTAAGCAGCTTGGTGCTCGACTAGAGCGAGTTAGTGTAAGTTAG
- a CDS encoding MlaE family lipid ABC transporter permease subunit, which translates to MSETAAKSSLAIWFQRLLAAIMLGGQVVIHLASGKVNQRNVREQMAIVGPESLPITTLTAAFVGMVFTIQVAREFIQLGASNAVGGVLAIALVRELAPVLTAVVIAGRVGSAFAAEIGTMRVTEQIDALYILKTDPIDYLVIPRIIACCSMLPILTILSFVTGMVGGLVIAISRYNLAAVAFINSARNFLQIWDLISAAIKAGVFGALIAIIGCSWGLTTTGGAKGVGQSTTTAVVTSLLAIFCFNFFLSWVLFQGPGSATLRGL; encoded by the coding sequence ATGAGTGAGACAGCAGCCAAGTCAAGCTTGGCAATTTGGTTTCAGCGCTTACTAGCCGCTATCATGCTAGGCGGTCAGGTCGTTATTCATCTGGCATCGGGTAAGGTTAACCAGCGCAATGTACGTGAACAGATGGCGATCGTTGGCCCAGAGTCGTTGCCGATTACAACCTTGACGGCTGCCTTTGTAGGTATGGTGTTTACCATCCAGGTAGCACGGGAGTTCATTCAACTGGGTGCTAGTAATGCAGTAGGTGGGGTGTTAGCGATCGCCTTAGTGCGAGAGCTAGCTCCTGTATTAACAGCAGTTGTCATTGCTGGACGAGTTGGGTCGGCGTTTGCTGCTGAGATTGGCACCATGCGGGTCACAGAACAAATCGATGCACTATACATCCTGAAAACGGATCCGATCGACTACCTAGTAATTCCTCGCATCATAGCGTGTTGCAGCATGTTACCTATTTTGACCATCTTGTCCTTCGTTACCGGTATGGTCGGGGGCTTGGTTATTGCTATTAGCCGATATAATCTAGCAGCCGTGGCCTTTATCAACTCTGCCCGCAATTTCTTGCAAATTTGGGATTTAATCAGTGCAGCAATTAAGGCAGGTGTGTTTGGGGCACTAATTGCCATCATCGGCTGTAGTTGGGGGCTGACGACAACTGGCGGTGCCAAAGGTGTGGGACAATCCACTACTACGGCTGTGGTTACATCCCTACTAGCTATCTTTTGCTTTAACTTCTTTTTATCTTGGGTGCTCTTTCAAGGGCCTGGCAGCGCAACACTCCGGGGCCTCTAG